From Deltaproteobacteria bacterium:
CAAAGCCGAACTTGATGCCCAATTGGTGGCTGAAAATGTGGCTATGCAATTAGAAAAGAGAGTTTCTTATCGTCGCGCCATGAAAAAAGCCGTTCAATCGACTCTAAAAATGGGTGCCTTGGGTATTAAAATTATGGTGGCAGGTCGTTTGGGTGGTGCTGAAATGGCTCGTACCGAATGGTACCGAGAAGGCCGCGTGCCTTTGCATACGTTGCGCGCCGATATCGATTATGCCTTGGCCGAAGCCCACACCACTTATGGCCTTATTGGGGTGAAGGTTTGGATTTATAAAGGTGATGTAGCTTTAGGCCGTTTGCGCAATAGTCAGAAGATCAGCAATATTTTAGAGACCGCGGCGAACGCGTAATAAGAGCAAGGAATTTTTATGTTAATGCCCAAGAAAGTTAAATATCGCAAGCAGATGAAGGGAAGGATGCGGGGCGAAGCGCATCGCGGTTGCAATTTGAGTTTCGGTGATTTTGCTTTGCAAGCCGTAGAATGTGGCCGCATTAGTGCCCGGCAAATTGAAGCCGGCCGTATTGCCATCTCTCGTCATGTGAAGCGAGGTGGCAAGCTGTGGATTCGAGTATTTCCCGACAAACCCATCACCAAAAAGCCCGCTGAAGTGCGAATG
This genomic window contains:
- the rpsC gene encoding 30S ribosomal protein S3, encoding MGQKTSPIGFRLGVHRPWLSKWFASKKYSEYLHEDIKFRKLIKAKLYSTGVSKIEIERAANKIKIIIHTARPGLVIGKKGAGIDTLREELQSLTKNELYVDIQEVRKAELDAQLVAENVAMQLEKRVSYRRAMKKAVQSTLKMGALGIKIMVAGRLGGAEMARTEWYREGRVPLHTLRADIDYALAEAHTTYGLIGVKVWIYKGDVALGRLRNSQKISNILETAANA
- the rplP gene encoding 50S ribosomal protein L16 produces the protein MLMPKKVKYRKQMKGRMRGEAHRGCNLSFGDFALQAVECGRISARQIEAGRIAISRHVKRGGKLWIRVFPDKPITKKPAEVRMGKGKGAVEAWVAVVRPGRILFEMEGVDASIAKRALTLAAHKIPIRTKLVLREGYVEAS